In the Kribbella sp. NBC_00482 genome, one interval contains:
- a CDS encoding SCO6880 family protein, translated as MAAAENVRRAPRTYGNWRRPASAGIAGLGMLGTGIMMGGLLLVVIATMVGGIRAALVSLLMVGAALGLLITKDKHGHSTLQRLSTHIGWQRAKMAKHNVYRSGPLGRTAWGKFQLPGLAAASQLSEYQDSYGRPFALLYYPSTRHFTVVINAEPDGASLVDEEQVDIWVAHWGQWLASLGHEPGIVAASVTVESAPDTGIRLRREVGNNMMDGTPAIARAMLTEVVQSYPEGSALVSARVALTFKGTDRSGKRRKEDDMGRELAARLPALTQSLNATGAGAARPVSAQELCEAIRIAYDPASAMLIDEARGQGMPPELQWTDVGPAATQAFWDKYRHDSAWSVTWQMSQAPRGEVFSSVLSQLVAPHADIDRKRVTLLYRPLDAGTAARMVEADKRNASFRATASARPSARNLAEARAADRSAQEEARGAGLVNFGMVVTGTVMSAEQIPDMIAAIDNLGATARVLLRPAFGSQDSAFVAALPLGIVVQNHLSVPAGLRESL; from the coding sequence GTGGCAGCGGCTGAGAACGTACGACGCGCACCTCGCACCTACGGCAACTGGCGGAGGCCCGCGTCAGCGGGCATCGCCGGCCTGGGCATGCTCGGCACCGGCATCATGATGGGTGGCCTGCTGCTGGTCGTCATCGCAACGATGGTGGGCGGCATCAGGGCCGCGCTGGTCAGCCTGCTGATGGTGGGCGCGGCGCTCGGGCTGCTGATCACGAAGGACAAGCACGGGCATTCCACGCTGCAACGGCTCTCGACCCACATTGGATGGCAACGAGCAAAGATGGCTAAGCACAACGTTTACCGCTCCGGCCCGCTCGGCCGGACCGCCTGGGGCAAGTTCCAGCTTCCCGGCCTCGCCGCAGCCTCACAGCTGAGCGAGTACCAGGACTCGTACGGGCGCCCGTTCGCGCTCCTGTACTACCCGAGCACCCGGCACTTCACGGTCGTCATCAACGCCGAGCCCGACGGCGCCTCGCTCGTCGACGAGGAGCAGGTGGACATCTGGGTGGCGCACTGGGGCCAGTGGCTCGCCTCGCTCGGGCACGAGCCCGGCATCGTCGCCGCGTCGGTGACGGTGGAGAGCGCACCGGACACCGGCATCCGGCTGCGCCGCGAGGTCGGCAACAACATGATGGACGGGACGCCGGCGATCGCCCGCGCGATGCTGACCGAGGTCGTGCAGAGCTACCCCGAGGGCTCGGCGCTGGTCTCGGCCCGGGTCGCGCTGACCTTCAAGGGCACCGACCGGAGTGGCAAGCGGCGCAAGGAAGACGACATGGGTCGCGAGCTCGCGGCCCGGCTGCCCGCGCTGACCCAGAGCCTGAACGCGACCGGCGCCGGCGCTGCCCGGCCCGTGAGTGCACAGGAGCTGTGCGAGGCGATCCGGATCGCGTACGACCCGGCGTCCGCCATGCTCATCGACGAGGCCCGCGGCCAGGGCATGCCGCCCGAGCTGCAGTGGACCGACGTCGGCCCGGCCGCCACCCAGGCGTTCTGGGACAAGTACCGCCACGACTCCGCCTGGTCCGTGACCTGGCAGATGTCGCAGGCGCCGCGTGGTGAGGTGTTCTCGTCGGTGCTGTCGCAGCTGGTCGCGCCGCACGCCGACATCGACCGCAAGCGCGTGACACTGCTCTACCGCCCGCTCGACGCCGGTACGGCGGCGCGCATGGTGGAGGCCGACAAGCGCAACGCGTCGTTCCGCGCCACCGCGTCCGCGCGGCCGTCCGCACGCAACCTGGCCGAGGCACGGGCCGCCGACCGGTCCGCGCAGGAGGAGGCGCGCGGCGCCGGCCTGGTGAACTTCGGCATGGTCGTCACCGGCACGGTGATGAGCGCCGAGCAGATCCCGGACATGATCGCCGCGATCGACAACCTCGGCGCCACCGCGCGAGTTCTGCTGCGGCCGGCGTTCGGCTCCCAGGATTCCGCGTTCGTCGCGGCGCTGCCGCTCGGCATCGTGGTGCAGAACCACCTTTCGGTACCGGCAGGACTGCGGGAATCCCTATGA